ctagatgtcaatatttttttcttttaaaagtaattgaataattttatcatgttataaaaatatgaaaagatctAATTATTCCCTGAAAATTTAACAACAactaagaaataatataaaattacaatatttctctggattaaaaatataaaatcatcattatacTAATATGAATACTAATTAACCTTATACTGTATTTGggtaatattgtaaaaaaataaaaataaagaagataaggTTGGGTGGAAAGTCCAGCGAATGGAATGTCTCCGCCTGCCTTTGAAATCGTGCGAGGGTTGCATTGTATGAGAagtaaagtttttatatatCCACACGTCTTCGCCACCACTCTCTCCATTTCCTGTCTTTTAACGAGTCAGACTTGTTTTATGTAATCATTTTTGTGGGGttctcaattatataaaaatgcatGACATATTATGGCTGTCAAATAAGATTTTCCATAGTATTTATATATTAGTTGAAGCATGTGATATCTTGACCAGtagagttattttattttattttgatggcaAGTAACGTTGATTAAAGATTAATTTCCTCTTCAGATGATTTAAGtgtacgttttttttttatgttgctaGGACATCTCAATGAGTTTATTATGATtactaaaagtaaaaataataaaaagctgctatttaattttataataactagaaaattctaattaatatttcagatgttataaataaatgattagttatgctaaataaaagataaaattaatctaaaatattatatctAATGTAAATTCTCTTttgtgtgttgttttttaatgatgaagGTTCATAttcttgcatatatatatatataggtctGAATATTGCTACTCACGCTTGAATGAACTTATATAAATCATGTCGATCTAGCTTAAAATCGCTCACCACGTCAAGGGAGGATGTCTCAAAATAAAACCCAAAGATAAATATTCacatattaatgaaaaaacaaattcaaataataaatgaattatttttatttttatttttaaaaataaagagttaCATATTAGTCCTTTCTATTATTGTTTAGAAACATCCTTAGAACAAAacaatgcatttattttttattaatttatggataataaaaataattaatacacaGCAAAATTACAGGAagaaatatgatgtttttaaaaaatattttgaatataataaagTTATATATTAAACAGTTTTATTATTCACTGAGATAAGAATAACATCCTAGGCTAGTAATGATTCATCAATTTCATATAACAAAGTCAACGCGCATAAAATCACACACCAAGACTGGATAATTACaccttgaaaaaacatattgagaCGCAACTCCATCACATGATATTAATTTCAACCTTATCTcttctagtatatatatatatatatatgacttttttgtttattttatgtttaaaaacgtttttgaaaaaaattaatttttttttaaattaataaatttttaattttttaaaattattttaatgtactgatattaaaaataatttttaaaaaataaaaaaatatttttaagtaaaaatttatttaaaaaataattataattaaattttcaaacataCAAAATAGAATTGCTGCGCAACAGCGCAAGGCATTAAAGGCACCAAGAACTTGCCCCTCCTATCCTCAGTCACCTTTACTGGATCCATTAACTtgttttattgaagaaaaaaagaagacgtaaaattacaattatagaaaaaaactaagtctCCTGGTGAAATTACTATACACTCGCTTGCTAATCATTGTGGATTATAACAATAATCCACagtggtttctttttcttctgtttttttttttttttttttttgctccttTAGTAATTTATGTTCTGgttcttcagttttttttttttaaaaaaaattagcccaTTGACATTGCAATCACGTGAGTTTGAGCTTTGCGGGTTGTTTTTTCGTTTACATATGCAAACCTCGGGTGTCGATGAAATATTATGTTGCTCtataaatgtttaattttacaaaataattttttttttgtagtaatTAAAGCTTTGttgatactttaaaaattattgtgtaTTTTTAACTTTGTCCTATTAAAAACTGGGTTGCAcgagaatttattaaattttttattatggttttctAGATATTGGGGTCTCATAATGTAGGGGAAAGATTCATAGCTTGATttgtctaaatatttttaaattttacttatttaaaacaattagaaCTTTATGaatcaaaattgatatcaaaacaaataaaaagagttttaatTATTGCACAATGTAAGATTGGCTAGCTCATGTAATACACAAATTAGAGAGTAAAAGAGGCTATAATACTCTAGTGGCGCGTGCAGGCTCACCAAACCGCACCTTTTATGGTGGATTTAAAGGCAAAATTGTCCTTTTCCATACGAGGAGGCGCAAATTATccttttcataatatatttttattggtggtttttttttttttttttttttttcacttttatcatTTGAATTCGTGCTTGCTAGAGAAAAACAAACCTCGAATTAttctatcaatttattattatttcaaatacaatctttatttttttttatttctaagtttttgttatgggtccttttgtaaaatttaagggtctttttaattttactcttcaaacaaaaaattaaggatatccttttattttattttttaaatcagttctttatttttttaattactattttttattttcaatctttttgtgaaatttaattttatttttaattttattattcaatcaaaaaaatataggcttatccttcaattttagtatcaaatttgatcatcaatattttaattattattttatttttgttttaggtttttttgtaaaattattttttttttctttttacatttttcttcctttcactTGGTGTTAGTTGAAAatttggttttgtgttttttctcgAAGAGATAATATCATCTTCATTATCCAACTCATGAGTTTAATAGTTTATCCTAGATTAATATCGGTCTTGGTTTTAGAGTTTATTCTTTtacactaatttttattttcaattccatttttttttcctttttttttgaaaccgTGATTTTCATCGatatcctttctttttatttatattgattccATCACTTGGACTGTGTATATGATGGGCTTGAGTTTTACTTACAGTTACCAACTTGCATATTGGATACGTGGGAGagggtttttgttatttatctttttttttttttctataataaaaaatagtaatttaattaataataaatagagATGCACGGAAGCACGACTAGCATTCCAAGCTTGGCAAGTCAATCAAGGCGAATATAATATTGTCATGCGATGAAGATGGAAAATGAGAGTTTCAAGCATGGCCATCACTGCAAATATTCCACATTTCTATGGAATATTATTATGACATTATGTGCTTGCAAGCAAGTTGGgccaaaaaaaagaatatgataCGAGCATATTCTTATTCACTTAACACCATGAGATCGTcctttaatatgttattaataaaataaaatatatttcctatgagaaggtggagaattatttgaaatggaccttagagcatctccaatgggTGTGCAAAATAAAAagccaaatattaaaaaatattattttagctcTTCTATGTTTATTTTACACATTCTAAAGAAAGagttaaacaaaatattaaaatgtcttTTCTCTTCCATAAATGTTATTTCTACATATctctcaaaaaaatcaaaaccaacaaagtggggctattaaaaaaaaatataccaattaaatatagtcatgtaaaaaaaaataacaacattaaaCTTGTTAAGAAATAGTAAAACACTTGCTTCTTCCACTCCAATATAATTGGGTCTTCAAAtggcttttttttattggaatatatatggtaaaaaaaaactatatttatactatttaaaatgctattttatcaatttagctttttaaaataacatttttttttattggagatgCTCTATGAGCTTGTTGGTTAGCATGTGatggtagtttttttaaaattattttttatttgaaaatattttttaaaaatatatttgtttattttaaaaattttatttttgatattaatacaacaagacaatttaaaaatataaaaaaattaatctaaaaaaaaatgaggaactaaaatgaacttttcGAGAAAATCTCAAAGTCGCTACCTATGTTACTAATATATTTCACTCCAGtgctttgtttttcaattcaacccccctaaaaaatatgcaattggGTGCAAATTTGGGTTAAAAAGGCTCAATTGTGTAAAAATCAAGTtcgaggatcaaattgaattttttacaaAGAACACCCCAAAACCTATTATGAACTCGAAACCAAAAACTTTTAAGCTTAGATCTGTTTTGTTTTAGATGCTTTCAAGGTAAGAAAACACATAATCTCAACTCTCATCATTATATGAAACTGTTTGACATAAAAATAGACCGTTTTAGTAGCCTGAATCATCACCAACAGAAACTCTCTCTTTACGCTAGAATTCAACGACCCTCTCTCCCTTCTACCaaaaaaggattgaaaaaagaagaaaattaagatTGGTAAATTAGAGGGATCAATTACCTATTAGccaaaaaatataaggaactaaaatgaacttttcaaGAAAATCTCAAAATCACCACCTAAGTTAcccattttttttcacttaagtTCTCTgtctttcaattcaaccctcccccaaaaaaatatgcaattggATGCAGATTTAggctaaaaaaatttcaattgtgcAAAAacaagtttgaggaccaaattgaattttttaaaaaaactactccAAAACCCATAAttcactcaaaataaaaaaaaatatttctgaaCCTAGATAagtttttttggtgatttcaatgtaagaaaacataaaatcttaactcTCATCATCATATGAAACCGTTTGACATAAAAAACAGACCATTTTAGAGGCTTAAATCATTGCCAATGGAAACTTTTTTTCTCTAAGCTGGAATAAAACGACCAtattttttctccaaaaaaaaactgaaaaaaaaatgaagattggtaccaaaattagatttttttttaaaattagaaggaCCGATTACCTATTAGTCAAAAAAGATGAGGaactaaaatgaacttttcaagaaaatcttaaaGTCGAtgcttatgttattttttttttcactttagtttTCAGTCTTTCAATTCAACTCTCTCCCAAAACAAATGTAATTTGATGCAAATTTGGGCTCAAAAGAACttaattgtacaaaaaaaaaatttaaagattaaattaaaaaatttaataaaataactttccATTCACGGTGATTTGTGAGATAGTCGATAGGGAAATTGCTACAGTAAAATAGCCACAcggcatagtttttttttgttaatgctgTATAAAATGTACAAACTTCTATGATGTTTAATGCTCAACAGGAGAGATGAGCTCCAAGGACTAGTGATCCTATGCTATGTGTCACTCTATTCGTCATCGAAACTGTAATTGGAGGTTAAAATGAGTTGGAAGAATTTCGGTGctctttcattattattattttgcggATCCGTTTCAGTGTTCATGATTGAGGCATGGAACTGTAACAGATGACATGGAAAAGCCCAAAAACCTGAAACGTCAGTTAATTTTGTTGTCACATACCCAGATCAGGAAAACTACGAACTGCTGTGGCAACTGTTGGATGTCTATATTGAATCAGTATTGGTCAGTGCATCTCTGATCCAGCTTTTATGCATAAATACTAACCGTCTGCTACACTGTTTGATGGCATTGAAGGTTAGAGACACAAGGTATTTGGTTAAAATAGCTGTTGTTTCATGGATAATATGAAGAAAAAGCTTAAACAGAAGTATAAAAGCTTCAGAATGGAGCTTCTAAAAACCCTAACTTTCGGCTTTTGACATAGAATCCACGAGGATCTCACAACCAAGTTCAGATTGGGTGGCtttttgataggaaaaaaaaagtagcctGATTCTATCTCTTTAATCCAAGTACGGAGTTAAGGGTGGAGAAAATGAATTGTGGAAACAAGTTCTTGGGCCACCTATGACCCATTAAATGGGAAGAGAGCTTACGCAGCCCACCACATGTTGCAGGTTACTGCGCCTCTACGAATTGGGATTGAAGAAACAACTTTAGGGAAAGTGTGATCCTTTCTTTGAGCACAAagttacattttgaaaactattgATGAAGTCATCCGAAGAAAGGAATATTGGAATGCTGTAGTTAGGAAGTAAACATCAAGATCCTTCAGAAACAGGGACAATAACTGATGCCAAAGTAGCATAACAGccatacttttttttgttttttttgcggGGGTAAACACCATCATGAAGACATGACATGGATGTTTCTTCAAAAAATCCAGGTCGTTTTTGTTGCCCCGCATTCCATAATGCATGTTCTTCCAAGACCTGCTTTTTATCtgtgttgtttttctttctgttcCTATTCGTGGCCATCGGGATAGCTGCATTGGTTGTTGTCTTCATTTTGAAACCTCAAGAGCCAAGATTTTCTCTGGAGACGATAAGAGTGGATTCATACAAGCTCGATGCTTATTCCAATTCAACACTGTTGATTTCATCTGTTGTCTCTTTGTTACTAAACGCTCAAAACCACAACAAAGTTGGCATAAAATATAGCCCTTCCAGGCTTCATATTTTCCATCAAGGAATCCCAATAGGACTAATTCGAGTTCCTCAGTTCTATCAGCCAGCTCACAGTGACAACGTTGGTTTAACAGCACAGATTTCTCTTCCTCGTTTAAATGTCTCCAGAATTTTTGATCAAGGTGtctcaaaagaaaaggcaaggaAGAATGTCGTACAGATGAAAATATTAGGCGATGCTAGACTGCACCTGCTGTTATCTCATCTAACATTGCCCAAGATCAAGGTTTGTTCTTCTGTATAGTATTTTATCAAGTGAACCTAATTAAAGAGGTTATCGAATGGCTTTAAAATGACAGGGGAGTTATCTCCTTGTCCTCgctgcaaaaaataattgaactgTAGAGGATTTTGCTTCCCTGGCTAGCATGGTcagttttcattttcttgataaatAGCTAGCACAGGAGGTTGTTGAATGCTCACAAATTAAATCCAAGTTCAgagaatgattttatattttacccTTTTATCTTATAACCCTTTAATCAACTTCTGTTTTTGTAGGTTGCCCTGGAATGTGACATAGTCTTCAACTACAAAGAGTTTTCATTCAAAGACGAGCTTTTTTCCATGAAAGTAGTTCAAGATCTTATAGTATGTATTTTTCTCATTATGTTCTACCTCTCAATTTTTACTGATGATGTAGAGGCATCTTATCTTTTCAGGTAACCAATCTGCAATTCTGCTTTTCAGGCATCTTTTCCCGTTAAATCTGAATCAGTCTCCAAGAAGTGTAAATTAGCTTTCTATTTATAAAGATGGTGAATTTCACTCAATAGCAAGGACTCAGGCATGTAAGATAAAAGCACACAAATTTTACTGTGTTGATATGTATGTCTACCTATAGGGATCAAGCAAGTGATTTCTGTAACATCTTATGATTGTTCTTAATTAATGGGCTATCACATTTGTTGATTCAATGGATCGTTTCCATATATCATCATCTCACATAATAAGTGTTCAATTTTCCTTCATCTTCCAAGCACACTGTTTCATTCTATTCCACCTAAAATCTGAATCCCATAATGCTGCAGCAGGGGACCCCATCTCCATTTCGTGGATTATGACAGCGGAATTTACAGGCATGATAAATTGGAATCTATACTGgactctattattttttctcctgAACTTTTTGACTCGTTAACCAATCGCGAAACATGATATCAATTATATTAACTAAGAATATGTTAAACTGCAGCTCAATTCCAAGAACTTTCAGAGAAGTGCTAACTATGATTCTGACACTCTGTATCCAAGCTCGATACGTGAAATGGAAGAATTCGCAGAGTTCACCAAGCAGTAAGCATATACTTATCGACagacaggaagaaaaaaaggaaacccTTCACTTATCAAGATTCACCAGTGACCTATATTCAGcaacaaatatgattttaatttttgctaaTGATGCATATGAATGCACACTTGAGTTCAGAAAGAAtcgcaaacaaaaataaaatgaagccAGGAAATTCTAGGCCCACACAGCCACACACACATATTCTAACAGATAATTGATGAATAAACGTAAGGTCCATCAAAAACAAATGCCATGTCATAGGACTCAATCTCACCATAGAATTTGCTGCTTAATCTTCGCCGCGGAAATATATTTGCCATCCTTCTGTGTTGTGCTCCTCATTTCAACAAGGAGCAGAGCAACATCCGAGCATCCAAAGAAACATGATGTTGCCTTCTACCATGCTAGCATTATATGTACATATTCAATGCTTctgttcttttccatttttttttctgaattttatGTAGGACCATATGAATCTACATGTTGGTGCTGATCTGACAGGAAATATACAAGATAGGGGGAAGGAAATTTGCATTTATGAGTTTGCAACCACTGGGTTGTCTGCCCGCTGTCAGACAGATCAGACAGTAATGGTAGCTGCTTGAAAGAAACTTCATTGCTTGCAATGTTTCACGACAAAGCTCTTTCCAAGCTCCTTTGTGAACTGGAAAAGCAATTAATGTGGTTCAAACACTTGACCTCAACAGCTTTCTTGAACAAAGAATCAATCATGCTTCCAGATTTGGTATGTACTGCGATCTACGCTCATCAACAATCAACCCCATTTCAGTTTTTCATTGATGCTGGATTTGGTGGCTCAAATCCAAATTATTGCCGGGAGATGATTTTGTGGGCCCATTCTCTGTCATTTGTGTTGCGGCTCATcaagattttgaaaatttctttcttgaaaataattttttagtgtttttttaatgtattaatattaaaaatagaattttttaaaaatattttgataaaaaaaaaaaaaaggattactATGATGATAAACACGCAATTAAAGTTCACGACATTAGACAAAAAACTAAGCAAAGCATGATGATTTCATTCAAGGGAGACGGTATAGATTGGCAAACGACCAGGCCCATTGCATATCTAACATTAATGATTTATGTTGAAGAGGTTAATCCATCTGCCGGAAAGGTTTTCAAGGACCTAGTCCACCAGGCCCTTTTTCCTCTGAATCGTTGGTGATTTTTGAACAtgggaattgatttaattaaaaaattcggaTCATAAAGGTTTCAAGCAAGGGAGATCAGCATTCTGTGGAACTGGGCCATTTTGAGGAGTTTATTTCATTGAGCTCTACACAACATTTCACAGATATGTTGAGCAGGCCATGAAAACAGGATGAAGTTTTGAACAAGTCAACGAAAAAAAGGATTTGGAGGTAAGAAGAAAGACACCGACGTGCAGAATGTGGAGATTGATTATTTCCAGCCTAGAAAACAATGGATTAGCTTGTGGAAATCCAGCCAACAGGATCATGCCAGCACCATCAACTTCCATTCATTCATATCAACACCAACCAATTCCCCAGCAACTGCCGACCTAAATCTATCTTCACAGTTCCTTGACAATCAGCCCAAGAACTCCTTTCAAAGACGGTAGTTCTTTGGtcaaccaactttttttttttaaactcgaggtgtccgggccagcttacgcgcacgacaactaatccccgggctcactgaacatcctgcaaacctagTGAGTATGTAAGATACCGCGGAGATGACAGGCGTATACAAGTGGGGCTTGAACCCTGATGTAGAGGAAGATAACATGTCCCTTCAACCACTAAGCCACAATCCCATGTGTTTGGTCAACCAACTTTGAATAACCAGGTCGGGGGTATCAGCCAGCCCTTATCGAAGCTCTTGAGAAATCAGGAAACCTTGCC
This genomic interval from Populus alba chromosome 1, ASM523922v2, whole genome shotgun sequence contains the following:
- the LOC118034876 gene encoding uncharacterized protein — protein: MDVSSKNPGRFCCPAFHNACSSKTCFLSVLFFFLFLFVAIGIAALVVVFILKPQEPRFSLETIRVDSYKLDAYSNSTLLISSVVSLLLNAQNHNKVGIKYSPSRLHIFHQGIPIGLIRVPQFYQPAHSDNVGLTAQISLPRLNVSRIFDQGVSKEKARKNVVQMKILGDARLHLLLSHLTLPKIKVALECDIVFNYKEFSFKDELFSMKVVQDLIASFPVKSESVSKKCKLAFYL